One Candidatus Bathyarchaeota archaeon DNA segment encodes these proteins:
- the twy1 gene encoding 4-demethylwyosine synthase TYW1, with product MKASPQFRQFTDIRKIYVRQGYRLVGKYGHSAVKICQWTKESLRNNRVCYKELWYPPVESHRCMMMTPYLGCNCHCIYCWRLHYGDRVGVNGKGLRLGVDELDEPSHIMEDAIEKRRLLLIGWKGNPRVDRRKFEEALKPTMVTMSLTGEPTLYPRISEMIEEAAKRGMITFLVTNGTVPEALEDMNPLPFQLYVSISAPNKKLYKRIVRPMVKDAWERLNRTLELLPSLETRRVLRLTVIKGWNTGYYEEFAEIVRKAEPHFVEVKAYEWVGQSQKRLPKNAMPFMADVQEFARKIAYLTGFQIRGEYEPSGAVLLA from the coding sequence GCGCGGTTAAGATCTGCCAGTGGACGAAGGAGAGTCTTAGGAATAATAGGGTCTGCTATAAGGAGTTGTGGTACCCCCCTGTTGAGAGCCACAGATGTATGATGATGACCCCCTATCTTGGCTGCAACTGCCACTGCATCTATTGCTGGCGTCTCCATTATGGTGATAGGGTGGGTGTTAATGGGAAGGGGCTGCGGCTTGGTGTAGATGAGCTGGATGAGCCCTCACATATTATGGAAGATGCGATAGAGAAGAGGAGGCTTCTGCTTATCGGCTGGAAGGGAAATCCTCGAGTTGATAGGAGAAAGTTTGAGGAGGCGTTGAAGCCTACGATGGTGACGATGAGTCTGACTGGCGAGCCTACCCTTTACCCGCGGATCTCGGAGATGATAGAGGAGGCTGCTAAACGGGGTATGATAACATTTCTTGTGACGAATGGGACGGTGCCTGAGGCTTTAGAGGACATGAACCCGCTCCCCTTCCAGCTATATGTTAGCATCTCGGCGCCTAATAAGAAGTTGTATAAGCGGATAGTTAGACCGATGGTTAAGGACGCTTGGGAGCGATTAAACAGAACTTTGGAGTTACTTCCAAGCTTGGAGACGCGAAGAGTTTTGAGGTTAACTGTGATTAAGGGGTGGAATACGGGTTACTACGAGGAGTTTGCAGAGATCGTAAGGAAGGCTGAACCTCACTTTGTAGAGGTTAAGGCTTATGAGTGGGTTGGGCAGAGTCAGAAGAGGCTCCCAAAGAACGCCATGCCCTTTATGGCTGATGTGCAGGAATTCGCCAGAAAAATAGCATATTTGACAGGTTTCCAAATTAGGGGGGAATATGAGCCGAGTGGGGCTGTCCTTCTCGCCTAA